The sequence below is a genomic window from Deltaproteobacteria bacterium.
TTTAATGCACTCAACACCATATCTCTTGATTTGACCTTAATTCTAAAACATGAAACAAATGCGATTTATATTGACAGAGAGTTATCCAAGCCTATGCTTCATTACAATGCCGTTGTTCGCAGCACCCCTGTTTTTATAAAGGATTTTACGAGATATGTTGATATTAAACTAAAGGCGATTTCTCAGATGGAGGACTTCACCATTTTTGGATTAAAATGGCAAAGAGAGATTGTAAACAGGCGATTGGAGGCTCTTCATCATGCCGGAGTTTAGATACTCAAAAGGCAGGATATTAGAATCCCTTGCCTTTATTACAAAAGAGATGGGTGAGTTTGAGTCTGACTACG
It includes:
- a CDS encoding nucleotidyltransferase domain-containing protein, giving the protein MNRKHEIISTLKSYFQNKADTYDLDIAFLYGSWAVGHPKEESDIDVAVLFSHEMNEDKIFNALNTISLDLTLILKHETNAIYIDRELSKPMLHYNAVVRSTPVFIKDFTRYVDIKLKAISQMEDFTIFGLKWQREIVNRRLEALHHAGV